One Glycine soja cultivar W05 chromosome 2, ASM419377v2, whole genome shotgun sequence genomic region harbors:
- the LOC114371469 gene encoding uncharacterized protein LOC114371469 — protein MFLCVSHLYFSGPEARFERLPKLVRATIVIGHALLGVVNNVKFLHIDWVEGLEVIKRCPNLQILDIDMGSIDMNARSDEGADWPFPRSVPSCISLHLKTCEEEETKKQRKVVLGVAVTLFYGDTQ, from the exons ATGTTCTTGTGCGTGAGCCATCTTTATTTTAGTGGTCCTGAAGCAAGGTTTGAAAGATTGCCTAAGTTGGTTAGAGCCACGATTGTGATAGGCCATGCTCTATTGGGGGTTGTTAATAATGTTAAGTTTCTGCACATAGATTGGGTTGAGGGGTTAGAAGTGATCAAGCGTTGCCCCAATCTTCAAATTCTTGACATTGATATG GGGAGTATTGACATGAATGCTAGAAGCGATGAAGGAGCAGATTGGCCATTCCCTCGATCTGTCCCTTCATGCATTTCATTACATCTTAAAACAtgcgaagaagaagaaacaaagaaacaaagaaaggtGGTGCTAGGTGTGGCTGTTACTCTATTCTATGGCGACACCCAATGA
- the LOC114371474 gene encoding zinc-finger homeodomain protein 2-like, with amino-acid sequence MEFKQHEETELRMPAATTSYDDFGIPPSSQGEEEPTATAIPVAIPMTPTPPTLAQNNDNEKYHECLKNHTVKTGVHTLDGCIKFLPLGEEGTLDALKCLTCNCHRNFHRKETPNYTYLVPYYRHSSLPLAAYYGEQVGYPHVQGQQCTTLALPSRSRGIGGAQSSREDMEAVSDPTSGATPHGGSSKKRFRTRFTQEQKEKMLAFAEKLGWRILKHDESAVQEFCAQTSIQPHVLKVWVNNNKNTLGKKL; translated from the coding sequence atggaGTTTAAGCAACATGAGGAAACTGAGTTGAGGATGCCCGCAGCAACAACGAGTTACGACGACTTCGGAATACCACCTTCAAGTCAAGGCGAAGAGGAGCCAACGGCGACGGCGATACCAGTGGCGATTCCAATGACCCCAACACCACCCACCCTGGCTCAAAACAACGACAATGAGAAGTATCATGAGTGCCTTAAGAACCACACCGTCAAAACTGGCGTCCACACACTTGATGGATGCATCAAGTTCTTGCCTCTAGGCGAGGAGGGAACCCTGGATGCGCTAAAATGCCTCACGTGCAACTGCCACCGAAACTTCCATCGTAAGGAGACCCCCAATTACACCTACCTGGTGCCTTACTACCGCCACTCGTCGTTGCCGTTGGCAGCGTACTATGGGGAGCAGGTGGGCTACCCCCATGTGCAAGGGCAACAATGCACCACACTGGCACTCCCCTCCAGGTCAAGGGGCATTGGTGGGGCCCAGTCCTCGAGGGAGGACATGGAGGCAGTGTCAGACCCAACGAGTGGTGCCACTCCTCATGGCGGGTCCAGCAAGAAGCGTTTCAGGACTAGGTTCACCCAAGAGCAAAAGGAGAAGATGTTGGCCTTTGCAGAAAAGCTTGGCTGGAGGATTTTGAAACACGATGAGAGTGCTGTGCAGGAGTTTTGTGCCCAAACTAGCATCCAACCTCATGTGCTTAAGGTGTGGgtgaacaacaacaagaacacctTAGGTAAGAAGCTctag